One segment of Candidatus Methylomirabilota bacterium DNA contains the following:
- a CDS encoding branched chain amino acid aminotransferase has product MTYAYFKGQIVPLDQAKVSIQNNTFQYGTGIFEGIRAYWNLDERQLYVFRLAEHYLRLLRNCRVLKLNIGKDVKELSEITLELLRRNRPETDTYIRPIAYVDSDGIGPKFIGYPSSIAMYTLPLGDYINVSSGIKVGFSSWRRIHDNTIPARCKVTGGYVNSALAKTEALEHGYDEAIFLTEEGCISEGSAENIFLIRDGKLITPALSEDILEGITRETVIQLAREELGIETIERPIGRTELYVADEAFLCGTGAQVSPIIEVDKRLLGSGRIGPITEKIQALYFDVVKGKEKRYAHWLTPVY; this is encoded by the coding sequence ATGACGTACGCCTATTTCAAGGGACAGATCGTTCCGTTAGATCAGGCCAAGGTCAGCATCCAGAACAATACGTTCCAGTATGGGACTGGGATCTTCGAGGGGATCCGGGCCTACTGGAATCTGGATGAACGGCAGCTCTACGTCTTTCGCTTGGCGGAACACTACCTCCGGCTGCTCAGGAACTGCCGGGTCCTGAAGCTGAATATCGGCAAGGATGTCAAAGAGCTGTCGGAGATCACCCTCGAACTGCTCAGGCGCAACCGTCCGGAAACCGACACTTACATCCGGCCGATTGCCTATGTCGATTCGGATGGGATCGGTCCCAAGTTCATCGGGTATCCGAGCAGCATTGCCATGTACACGCTGCCGCTTGGCGACTACATCAACGTCTCCAGCGGGATCAAGGTGGGCTTTTCTTCCTGGCGACGGATTCACGACAATACGATCCCGGCACGGTGTAAGGTCACCGGCGGGTATGTCAACTCCGCCCTGGCCAAAACGGAGGCCCTCGAACATGGCTACGATGAGGCGATCTTCCTCACTGAAGAGGGCTGTATCTCTGAAGGCTCGGCGGAGAATATCTTCCTCATCAGGGACGGCAAGTTAATTACGCCCGCCCTATCGGAGGATATCCTGGAAGGGATTACGCGAGAAACGGTCATCCAACTGGCTCGAGAGGAATTGGGGATCGAGACAATTGAGCGGCCTATCGGCAGGACAGAGCTGTATGTCGCCGACGAGGCGTTCCTCTGCGGGACCGGCGCCCAGGTGTCGCCCATCATTGAAGTAGACAAACGGCTGCTGGGTAGCGGCCGGATAGGGCCCATCACGGAGAAGATTCAAGCCCTCTATTTCGACGTGGTGAAGGGTAAAGAGAAGCGGTACGCGCACTGGTTGACGCCGGTCTACTAA
- the proC gene encoding pyrroline-5-carboxylate reductase, with product MLHGRTIGFIGAGNMAEAMIRGLLEARLVTADQIIASDIAEAKREQIHLRYGIQTVAGGRDVGLKASILILAVKPQDMEAALHGIAASVDQTKTVISIAAGITIAFIGERLPAGARIVRAMPNAPVMVLAGAAGITKGEHATAEDVQIAEAIFAAVGKAVVVEEKHLDAVTGLSASGPAYVFLCIEALTDAGVKVGLARDVAGLLAAQTVLGAAKMVLESGRHPAALKDMVTSPGGTTIAGLYALERGGLRGILMEAVEAATIRSRELGRR from the coding sequence ATGCTGCACGGGCGGACGATCGGGTTCATTGGGGCCGGCAATATGGCCGAGGCGATGATCCGCGGCCTGCTCGAAGCCAGGCTGGTGACCGCCGACCAGATCATTGCGTCGGATATCGCCGAGGCGAAACGAGAGCAGATCCATCTCCGCTACGGCATTCAGACCGTGGCTGGAGGCCGCGATGTCGGCCTGAAGGCGTCGATCCTGATCCTGGCCGTCAAACCCCAGGACATGGAGGCGGCGCTACATGGGATCGCCGCTTCAGTGGATCAGACGAAGACGGTCATCTCGATCGCCGCAGGCATCACCATCGCCTTTATCGGCGAGCGGCTGCCTGCCGGGGCGCGGATCGTTCGCGCCATGCCCAATGCCCCGGTTATGGTGCTGGCCGGCGCCGCCGGCATCACGAAGGGCGAGCACGCCACAGCCGAGGACGTGCAGATTGCAGAAGCAATTTTTGCGGCGGTCGGAAAAGCGGTCGTCGTAGAGGAAAAGCATCTGGATGCCGTGACGGGACTCAGCGCCAGCGGTCCCGCCTACGTATTTCTGTGTATTGAAGCGCTGACCGACGCCGGTGTGAAAGTGGGGCTTGCGCGGGATGTCGCCGGGCTGCTGGCTGCCCAGACCGTCCTGGGCGCCGCCAAGATGGTGCTTGAGAGTGGGCGTCATCCGGCAGCGTTAAAGGATATGGTGACCTCTCCGGGCGGAACGACTATTGCCGGGCTGTATGCCCTGGAGCGCGGCGGATTGCGTGGGATCCTGATGGAGGCGGTTGAGGCGGCCACGATCCGATCCCGGGAACTGGGCAGGAGATAA
- the glpX gene encoding fructose-bisphosphatase class II has product MDRNLALELVRATEMAAISSARWMGLGNPSAAEQAAIDAMRHAFDHVSFKGSIVIGKGEHGKAPTLYVGEVLGQGNSPEVDIALDAVESGAIVAHGRPNAISVIAAAEKGSLHQVPDAHMEKIAVGPKAAGVIDITAPPEKNLRAIAEAMNRSVEDVTVVILDRPRHADLVRQVRGIGARIKLIQDGDLSATMAVAFEGTGVDVLMGVGGAREGALAATALQCIGGDMQGRLKPLTEEEAEQALRMGIRDLDRVFTIADLTGGGEIDIMCAATGVTDGDLLKGVRFFGGGAQTHSLVMRSRSATVRFIESTHRFDRKAVS; this is encoded by the coding sequence ATGGACCGGAATCTGGCGCTGGAGTTGGTGCGAGCCACCGAGATGGCCGCCATCTCGTCGGCTCGCTGGATGGGATTGGGCAACCCGAGCGCGGCGGAGCAGGCGGCGATCGACGCGATGCGCCACGCCTTCGACCATGTGAGCTTCAAGGGCTCGATTGTCATCGGCAAGGGCGAGCACGGGAAGGCCCCGACCCTCTACGTCGGCGAGGTGCTCGGCCAGGGCAACAGCCCAGAAGTCGATATCGCACTTGATGCCGTGGAAAGCGGCGCGATTGTGGCACATGGCCGCCCGAATGCTATTTCTGTCATTGCTGCCGCCGAGAAGGGGTCGTTGCATCAGGTGCCCGACGCCCATATGGAAAAGATCGCCGTCGGACCCAAGGCGGCCGGGGTGATTGATATCACCGCCCCCCCGGAGAAGAATCTTCGCGCCATCGCCGAAGCGATGAACCGTTCGGTTGAGGATGTGACGGTGGTCATCCTTGACCGACCGCGCCATGCCGATCTGGTGCGACAGGTCCGCGGGATCGGCGCGCGCATCAAGCTGATTCAGGACGGCGATCTCTCCGCGACGATGGCGGTGGCGTTTGAGGGAACGGGCGTCGACGTTCTGATGGGGGTCGGGGGGGCGCGAGAGGGCGCGTTGGCGGCGACGGCGCTGCAGTGTATCGGTGGCGACATGCAGGGTCGACTGAAACCGCTGACGGAGGAAGAGGCAGAGCAGGCGCTGAGAATGGGGATCCGCGATCTGGACCGGGTATTTACGATCGCCGATCTGACGGGAGGCGGAGAGATCGACATTATGTGCGCCGCGACCGGGGTCACCGATGGGGATCTCTTGAAGGGGGTCCGCTTCTTCGGCGGGGGCGCGCAGACCCATTCCCTCGTCATGCGCTCGAGATCGGCGACCGTCCGCTTCATTGAATCAACTCACCGTTTTGACCGGAAGGCGGTCTCGTAG
- a CDS encoding NAD-dependent dehydratase, with the protein MPRTLITGGAGFLGSHLCDRLIEEGHQVICLDNLITGSMDNVAHLIGHDAFRFVRLDVTEYLYVEGPLDYVLHFASPASPVDYQRLPIQTLKVGSLGTHKALGLAKAKGARLLLASTSEVYGDPVIHPQREEYWGNVNPVGPRGVYDEAKRFAEAMTMAYHRYHGLDTRIARIFNTYGPRMRPNDGRVVSNFINQALRGEPLTVYGDGSQTRSFCYVTDLVEGLYRLLMSDEVNPVNIGNPKEFTVLDLAHMVLGAVGGPSVIEFRPLPMDDPRVRQPDIDLARMKLGWEPTLQIAEGLALTIDYFRQRSGKSC; encoded by the coding sequence ATGCCTCGCACACTGATTACCGGAGGCGCCGGATTCCTTGGTTCCCACCTCTGCGATCGATTGATCGAGGAGGGGCATCAGGTCATCTGCCTTGACAACCTGATCACCGGTTCAATGGACAACGTCGCCCATCTGATCGGACACGACGCCTTCCGTTTTGTCAGACTGGATGTCACCGAGTACCTGTATGTCGAAGGCCCGCTGGACTACGTCCTCCATTTCGCCTCTCCGGCCAGCCCTGTGGATTATCAGCGCCTGCCGATCCAGACGTTGAAGGTGGGATCTCTCGGTACCCATAAGGCGCTGGGATTGGCGAAGGCCAAGGGCGCGCGACTTCTCCTTGCCTCGACCTCAGAGGTCTATGGTGATCCGGTGATCCATCCCCAGCGGGAGGAATACTGGGGTAACGTCAATCCGGTCGGCCCCCGTGGGGTGTACGACGAGGCAAAGCGATTTGCCGAGGCGATGACCATGGCCTATCACCGATATCACGGACTTGATACGCGGATTGCCAGGATCTTCAACACGTATGGACCGCGGATGCGACCGAACGACGGCCGGGTGGTCTCGAACTTCATCAATCAGGCACTTCGCGGCGAGCCCTTGACGGTGTACGGGGACGGTTCTCAGACGCGAAGCTTCTGCTACGTCACCGATTTGGTTGAGGGACTGTATCGTCTGCTGATGTCGGACGAGGTGAACCCGGTGAACATCGGCAACCCCAAAGAGTTTACGGTGCTCGACCTTGCCCATATGGTTCTGGGGGCGGTTGGCGGCCCATCCGTTATTGAGTTCCGTCCGTTGCCGATGGACGACCCTCGTGTTCGTCAACCGGATATTGATCTGGCAAGAATGAAACTAGGCTGGGAGCCGACGTTGCAGATTGCTGAAGGACTGGCGCTGACCATCGACTACTTCCGTCAGCGGTCGGGGAAATCTTGCTGA